One region of Paenibacillus polymyxa M1 genomic DNA includes:
- a CDS encoding YwqG family protein: MLQSPLKEELTRILEEHSLDDELKEEIYQEAEATIQFQLEHEENYENVGNSRIAGYPDLPPTIEWPCNSDGEYYTFIAQINLSELPFSPFEGLPHQGILYFFLGLDEPAYDIEHKIFYYNGDSSALQKTLPPAGRVEVSVEQRDFTAYAISFHPILTLPSEGELGDILLDQYEELYELLYEHSDTVWGQHQSFAGNTRRDAYLCRNGLKGLLFNWHKSEGQIHQEAEQAMHRGSTEYAEHLRSEVLPQLQEYQANREKHDQASENWHVLLSVSSLNEVGMCWWDAGYLEFFIDQRDLKNLDFSRTYVNLATS, from the coding sequence ATGCTGCAATCACCATTAAAGGAAGAACTGACTCGAATACTCGAAGAGCATTCACTTGATGATGAGTTAAAAGAAGAGATCTATCAGGAAGCCGAAGCTACTATACAATTTCAGCTAGAGCATGAGGAAAACTATGAAAACGTTGGGAATAGTCGGATCGCCGGCTATCCAGATCTGCCGCCCACAATAGAGTGGCCGTGTAATTCAGACGGAGAATATTATACGTTTATTGCTCAGATCAATTTAAGCGAGTTGCCTTTTTCACCATTTGAGGGATTGCCTCATCAAGGTATACTATACTTTTTTCTTGGGCTGGATGAGCCAGCTTACGATATTGAGCATAAAATCTTTTACTATAACGGCGACAGCAGTGCTTTGCAGAAAACATTACCGCCCGCTGGGCGCGTAGAGGTGTCGGTGGAGCAACGGGATTTCACTGCGTATGCAATTTCTTTTCATCCGATCCTGACGCTACCATCGGAGGGTGAGCTAGGAGATATTCTATTAGATCAGTACGAAGAGCTTTATGAGCTTTTATATGAACATAGCGACACGGTGTGGGGACAGCATCAGTCTTTTGCCGGGAACACTCGTCGGGATGCTTATCTGTGCCGTAACGGGCTAAAGGGTCTTCTGTTTAATTGGCATAAGAGTGAGGGTCAGATCCATCAGGAAGCCGAGCAAGCTATGCATAGGGGAAGTACGGAGTATGCGGAGCATTTACGATCCGAAGTGCTGCCTCAGCTGCAAGAATACCAGGCGAATCGGGAAAAGCACGATCAAGCTTCGGAAAATTGGCATGTTTTGCTCTCTGTATCATCCTTGAATGAGGTTGGTATGTGCTGGTGGGACGCAGGGTATTTGGAGTTTTTTATAGATCAAAGGGACTTGAAGAACCTTGATTTCTCGCGAACATATGTTAATCTGGCTACAAGCTAG
- a CDS encoding RNA polymerase sigma factor: MTDRELFELYKEQIYYFCYYLMQNQADAEDVCQEVFVKAILADRSKVQDLKSWILRIASNECSNVLRRRKTGLMKEIRTFLLSRPHSFNPVEESLYHRETKTELHQLYNKLPDKIRMVVVLRYVNELTVPEISRVINIPEGTAKSRLNRGLKLLKKMVVSQVKEMNSSESVF, encoded by the coding sequence ATGACTGATCGAGAGCTGTTTGAACTATATAAGGAACAGATATATTATTTTTGTTATTATCTGATGCAAAATCAAGCAGATGCAGAAGATGTTTGCCAGGAGGTATTTGTCAAAGCAATCTTGGCCGACAGGTCCAAAGTACAAGATCTCAAATCATGGATTTTACGAATTGCTTCCAATGAGTGCAGCAATGTGCTTAGAAGGCGAAAAACTGGGCTGATGAAGGAAATACGAACTTTTTTATTGTCACGTCCTCATTCATTTAATCCGGTGGAAGAGAGCTTATATCATCGAGAAACTAAGACAGAGCTACACCAGCTATATAACAAGCTTCCAGATAAAATTCGAATGGTCGTGGTCCTTCGTTATGTAAACGAATTGACTGTGCCGGAGATCTCTAGAGTTATAAATATACCCGAAGGAACAGCTAAATCCAGATTAAATCGAGGGCTTAAACTGCTAAAAAAAATGGTGGTATCCCAAGTAAAGGAGATGAATAGCAGTGAGTCGGTATTTTGA
- a CDS encoding DUF4179 domain-containing protein yields MSRYFEKEQHIPQPEYDAMWVNIEQEATKRKATLQQSQEAPMHRTKIVPASIVFSCFLLIAIPVFASVTINWDRIGGRSVTNAINSGIGQRYDLKVTDAGITMNLNGVVTDGEKMKMLISLDPGTDPSSYIGFAIEKTMVTSNSNNKERAHGYLNYDPKSQKLLGIYETVDTLKDRKKDYTLEAQNLIFYRNQDIPLKTNHQAGDTLVTGTKQYPNIYIESVRQTNNKTVVRFRVAAAPSDLGRGNPHLVMKVGDKEIDAIPTILPSDSPELHIEQVFNMTAQDWRKANLHFCYIEEAKRIEGTWKFEFEADGKKASEAIYSKKLHSSAEFQENTGATLDQLIITPLDIEILVTERDSLKKGNVHYKTAQLVIGDKKINGGWNLKGAGPENYQHLYQFESSEWYKDWSDVPMKLILKDAVIQKRDTSKNWITLHKPKEEKQFAELNVDGYQIDFTYYTEGKDVIVESKSVSPGFKGVNQTTMRINGKEVVPEIIAKGMVSTGVNVDRYKDIELDGKVELNPGLYKYSDPGRNIEVVLK; encoded by the coding sequence GTGAGTCGGTATTTTGAGAAAGAACAGCACATTCCTCAACCCGAATATGATGCAATGTGGGTAAATATAGAACAGGAAGCAACCAAACGAAAAGCAACTCTGCAACAGTCACAGGAAGCACCTATGCATAGAACAAAAATTGTTCCTGCGAGTATTGTATTCTCATGTTTTCTGCTCATTGCCATCCCTGTATTCGCTAGTGTGACTATCAATTGGGATAGAATAGGCGGACGTAGTGTAACCAATGCGATAAATAGTGGTATTGGTCAGCGGTATGATCTAAAAGTAACCGATGCAGGCATTACGATGAATTTGAATGGTGTTGTAACAGATGGCGAAAAAATGAAAATGCTCATCTCTCTGGATCCGGGAACCGACCCAAGCAGTTATATTGGGTTTGCTATAGAGAAAACTATGGTAACTAGCAATTCTAATAACAAGGAACGAGCACACGGATATTTGAATTACGATCCTAAAAGCCAGAAACTCCTAGGCATTTATGAAACTGTTGATACATTAAAGGATCGTAAAAAAGATTATACACTTGAGGCACAGAATCTAATTTTTTATCGTAATCAGGATATTCCTTTAAAGACGAATCATCAAGCTGGGGATACCCTCGTTACGGGGACCAAGCAGTATCCTAACATTTATATAGAATCCGTTCGACAAACCAATAACAAGACTGTTGTCCGCTTTAGAGTTGCTGCAGCTCCATCCGATTTAGGACGTGGGAACCCGCATTTGGTAATGAAAGTGGGCGACAAAGAAATAGACGCCATCCCAACCATTCTACCTAGTGACAGCCCAGAGTTGCATATTGAGCAGGTATTCAACATGACTGCACAAGATTGGAGAAAGGCAAACCTTCATTTCTGTTACATTGAGGAAGCAAAACGAATTGAAGGTACTTGGAAGTTCGAATTTGAAGCGGATGGAAAAAAAGCAAGTGAAGCGATTTATTCTAAGAAGCTGCATAGCAGCGCGGAATTCCAGGAAAATACAGGCGCTACCTTAGACCAACTGATTATTACCCCCTTGGATATTGAAATTCTAGTAACAGAGCGTGATTCACTTAAAAAAGGAAATGTCCATTATAAAACGGCTCAGTTGGTTATAGGTGATAAAAAAATTAACGGAGGATGGAATCTTAAAGGGGCTGGTCCTGAAAATTATCAACACTTATATCAATTTGAATCCTCAGAGTGGTATAAGGACTGGTCTGATGTTCCAATGAAACTTATATTGAAAGATGCTGTCATCCAGAAACGTGATACTTCCAAGAATTGGATTACTCTTCATAAACCCAAAGAAGAAAAACAGTTCGCTGAGCTTAATGTAGACGGTTATCAAATTGATTTCACATACTATACAGAGGGAAAAGATGTGATTGTCGAATCGAAATCCGTTTCCCCTGGCTTCAAAGGTGTCAACCAAACAACGATGCGAATTAACGGCAAAGAAGTAGTACCTGAGATCATTGCGAAGGGTATGGTATCCACAGGAGTTAATGTTGACCGTTATAAAGATATTGAATTAGACGGAAAAGTGGAACTAAATCCTGGCCTCTACAAGTACAGCGATCCTGGACGTAATATTGAAGTTGTTTTGAAATAG